In candidate division KSB1 bacterium, the DNA window AAAAAGAGTCCTTTCTTCGTTAATAAAAGTGGGTAGCCATTTTGTTTCTAAGAGCGTTTCGACTCTGCTCATTTCAACCGTTTCTCCCTTATTCCAAAACGCGTATAACGATACTTCTACTGGGTCACACCGAATAACTGCTTATACTCGTTTAAAGGTTATTGTGATTTGGGTTTGATTGATTTGTGATGATCATCACTGCGGTATAAGGCAAGGCCTGTGCCAAAGGAGAGACGGTAAACTTAGCCTCTTGTAAAACAAGGCCTTAAGAGATCGGTGGACTGTTTAACGGAGGAAGGAAGGTTCAGGGTCAATCTATGGAATATCGTGGAACTACGGAATATCAAGGAAAACACTCGCGGTTGAATCGGGGTCTCGATTTGATTATTTCCGCAATGACCCCGAGTTCTATGGATGTATTTGATTGTGACGATATACTCTATCTTTATAATTGTACCCTTTAAAACCATATCTGCTGTTATCAAATCCTTCATATTCGTAAACTTTATAGCCGTATTCATTGTGACCGTATCCACTGCTGCCATAGCCAACTTGAGTGGGTCCCCTCTGACCATCATAATCTGCTTTGACAAAACTAACACGCGGCGAACAACCCACGAACACTGTCATCAGGACAAAACCAATAAGTAATTTTATATTTTTCATGTTTTTAAAAACTCCTGTTTGTATTCAATCTGTTTAACTGTGGTTTTATAAAAGATGCCATGTCAGAGCAATCGACATGGCATCTTTATAACCAAAACCCCTGTTAGCTCGACACCGGGATCGCTTCACTTGACTTTACGCTATTCCCTTTGACGAACAGGTAAAGCAGAACCAGCAACAGGGTCACTGGAAATTGCATGCCACCCATAGGATGCGTTTCAGTCGCCTTAAAATGCCATTGTCCCCAGTGCACCATCTGAATCGCACCCAGCATTACGGGCATAAGGATAAGGGCTCCAATACGCGTCATCCAATCTTTGAGGAATCCTCCAAAAAGGATAAGCGCTCCACCTACCGTCTCTGCGGAAGCCACTATGAAAAGCATTACAATCGGCATGTTCAGCATATTTGCCATTGGAGCTAAATTTTGGAATTTGCCTAATCCGTGATAAATAAAAACACTTGCTATGGCTCCACGCAACAACCAATGTCCATGCTGTGATAGTTTTGTTAAAGAATTCATAATGTATCTCCTTTTTATTTTGTTATGTTTTACTTCAGAATTTAACATTAATTATAGTTGTGTCTTTTTTTCAATTTTTCTCGCCATTCTGAATTAGGCCGTTGAGTTTGTTAGTTAATTCAGACTTAGGTGCCACACCTAGCACTTGATCGACTACCTGACCATCTTTGAAGAGTAGTATCGCCGGGATAGAACGGATGCCATATTGTCCAGCGATTTTGCCATTAGCATCGACGTCTAATTTCCCAACCTTGGCACGTCCTTCAAAATCTGCAGCCACTTCTTCAATAGCAGGTGCGACCATGTGGCAGGGTCCGCACCAATCGGCCCAAAAATCCACCAGAACCGGCTGGGAATTTTCAAGTACTTCTTTTTGAAAGTTAGCATCGGTTAGCGTAGTCTGTTTTTTGTCCGACGTCATTTTTGATTCTCCTTTCTTTAATTTGGAAGTCACTTCTGTCGAAGCTGACCTCTTATTTTGATGTTAATAAATTAGTTGTACCCACACTTCTATTCTCGGGTGGGAATTTTTCCAAAATGTGCTTTACTGCCTCATTGATTTTATCTTCTTTTATGATACCGCTGTCATCAATCTCATCAATATAGACGCCACGCCAGAGCAATTCATTTGACGCCGGGTCAATAAAGTCTAAGATTAGGGTAGCCTCTTTGTATTGGTAACCATACAGCCCACCGTTGCCATAGTATCCCGACCCATAACCAAAGCCGTAATATCTCGACCGGTAACCAAACCTATAATACCCGGGCCGGTAACCATCCATGTCCATATCCATACCCATACCCGAATCTATCAGACCTTACATCAACTTTGTCCTCGACCTCAACAGAGTAAGCAATCAAAAAGTCGGGACTGTTGGCTTGCTTCGACAGATTCTTAGCGACCAATTCTGCCTCAACTGCTTTTCTCAGTCGTTTTTCGAAAAGCGAGTTTTTTGCAAGACCATTTGAACCGGAGTATTCAGATTCAGATTTCCAATCAAAAGTTTTTAACCTGGCGAAATTAATTTCGCGATCGTAGTCTGATCTGACCAGTCTCCCGGAACAACTTATTAGTCCTGTTACCAGAACCAAACCTAAGACCAATTTTGTATTTTTCATAACTTGTCTCTCCTTTGTTAAGTTCGCCGTGCTTTAATTCAAGCTTCGTGCCAAAAAAGAAAAAGCCATTTGGAGGGTGTTCCAAATGGCTAATTATATTGAAATTAACTAAATTGAAAATGTTTTTGACGAACAGTGGAGAGAAGGTGGGAATTCCCAATATTTTGGGAGTTTTACGAAATAATGGGGACGTTACGCCTTGCGTTGGATGCTGAGTTTTTTCATCCGTGCTTCCAAGGTGGTGGGTTTTAAGCCCAGGACCTTTGCTGCGCCGCTTTCGCCGCTTACACGCCAGCGAGCCAACTCCAGGACCTCAAGGATATGCTCCCGCTCAAGCTCTGCCAGAGTGGAGATGTGTGATGCCTTAGAAGAGATAACTGTCTTCGAAAGCCAATCCTCTAATTTGAGCTGTTTTCCCGTACTGATAATGACGGCTCGTTCAATGATGTTTTCTACCTCCCGCACGTTACCCGGCCAATGATACCCCTGTAAAGCAGCCATCACTTTCTGTGGAACGGTTTCTATTTTTTTCCCGGTCCTGGCCGTAAACTTCCTGATAAAATGTCTTACTAAAATTGGAATGTCTTCCTTGCGTTCGCGCAGCGGGGGACTCTGAATGGGAAAGACATTTAATCGGTAATAGAGATCTTCACGGAAACTTCCATCCTCAACCGCTTTTTCCAAATCACGGTTGGTGGCCGATATGATGCGAACGTCCACTTTAGTGGTTTGCGGATTTCCCAAGCGCTCGAATTCCCCCTCTTGTAAAACGCGCAGGAGTTTCGACTGCAGCTCCAGCGACAGGTCGCCGATTTCGTCCAGAAAAATCGTGCCGCCATCTGCCAATTCAAAGCGGCCGATTTTGCGTTTGAAAGCGCCAGTGAACGCTCCTTTTTCATGGCCGAATAGTTCGCTTTCAATGAGGTTTGCCGGTAAGGCCGCACAATTAACTTTGACCAGCGGTCGGTCTCTACGGTCACTGAGGTTATGAACGGCACGGGCAAGCAATTCCTTGCCAGTGCCTGTTTCTCCCAGAATCAGGACTGTTGAATCTGTGGAGGCGACTTGTTCGACTTTCCGCAAAACTTTTTTAAGCGCCGCGCTTGCTCCAATGATTTCCTCGAAGTTATGGACAACCTTAATTTCTTCTTGTAAGTAAATGTTTTCTGCCTGAAGGCGG includes these proteins:
- a CDS encoding DUF4136 domain-containing protein is translated as MDGYRPGYYRFGYRSRYYGFGYGSGYYGNGGLYGYQYKEATLILDFIDPASNELLWRGVYIDEIDDSGIIKEDKINEAVKHILEKFPPENRSVGTTNLLTSK
- a CDS encoding DoxX family protein; translation: MNSLTKLSQHGHWLLRGAIASVFIYHGLGKFQNLAPMANMLNMPIVMLFIVASAETVGGALILFGGFLKDWMTRIGALILMPVMLGAIQMVHWGQWHFKATETHPMGGMQFPVTLLLVLLYLFVKGNSVKSSEAIPVSS
- a CDS encoding sigma 54-interacting transcriptional regulator, with the protein product MKAQEKTKEQPLKELTDLQKQLADLKKAKNQRRAAEEALTQLLRQNDLILNSAGEGIYGLDRNGLTTFVNPAAARMLGWLPEELHGKPQHAVIHHTRPDGKPYPKEECPIYATFKDGIIHRVDNEVFWRKDGTSFPVEYTSTPIRDEQDRLEGAVVTFRDITERKRTEEEIESLAKFPAENPNPIMRITKDGEVIYANEGSSPLRKTWKCRDDCFLPDELRDQISHIFKSGTSEEVEVICGEQIFSILFSPIVDAGYVNVYALDITERKRAEKALSKALVEVEQLKNRLQAENIYLQEEIKVVHNFEEIIGASAALKKVLRKVEQVASTDSTVLILGETGTGKELLARAVHNLSDRRDRPLVKVNCAALPANLIESELFGHEKGAFTGAFKRKIGRFELADGGTIFLDEIGDLSLELQSKLLRVLQEGEFERLGNPQTTKVDVRIISATNRDLEKAVEDGSFREDLYYRLNVFPIQSPPLRERKEDIPILVRHFIRKFTARTGKKIETVPQKVMAALQGYHWPGNVREVENIIERAVIISTGKQLKLEDWLSKTVISSKASHISTLAELEREHILEVLELARWRVSGESGAAKVLGLKPTTLEARMKKLSIQRKA
- a CDS encoding DUF4136 domain-containing protein is translated as MKNTKLVLGLVLVTGLISCSGRLVRSDYDREINFARLKTFDWKSESEYSGSNGLAKNSLFEKRLRKAVEAELVAKNLSKQANSPDFLIAYSVEVEDKVDVRSDRFGYGYGYGHGWLPARVL
- the trxA gene encoding thioredoxin; this encodes MTSDKKQTTLTDANFQKEVLENSQPVLVDFWADWCGPCHMVAPAIEEVAADFEGRAKVGKLDVDANGKIAGQYGIRSIPAILLFKDGQVVDQVLGVAPKSELTNKLNGLIQNGEKN